The genomic window GCTCCTTGAACTGCGCGCAGAGAATTACGCCGTCATTGATCATGCCATAGCAGCTTTTGGTCCCGGCCTAAACCTGTTGACGGGAGAGACTGGGGCTGGGAAATCCATTCTGGTAGACGCTCTGGCCCTCCTGATGGGGGAAAAGGCCTCCTCCGAAGTGGTCAGGCATGGAGCGGAAAAGGCTGTGGTGGCCTGTGTCTTTGAGCCCACACCGGGAGCAGAGGCCATTCTTGAGACCAATGGGATTGATGCTGCCGGCCAGGAGATTATTCTGCGACGCGAGATCTTTGCTAACGGGAAGGGCCGCGTCTTTATCAATAATCAGCCGGCCACAGTAACAGTACTTCGGCAGCTCGCCCCGGAGCTGGCGCTGATTCATGCGCAAAGCGAGACACTGGGGGCCTTTGACCAGGCGCAACAGCGGGGACTCCTAGATCGCTTTGGTGAAATTTCCACTGAAAATCTGGCCATTTTGCATCAAAAATGGCGCGACATTCAGCAAAAACTGGCCGATTTGGAACGTGATGAGCAGGACCGCCTACGTATGGTAGATCTCTGGAGCTTTCAGCGCAACGAAATTGAGAGCGTAAATCCAAGGGAGGGGGAAGATGAAATGCTGGAAACCGAACGGCGTGTTCTTTCCAACGCTGAAAAGCTCTATACGGCCGCAATGAATACGCATGAGCTTCTTTATGAGGGTGCAGCTTCAGCAGAAACCGCGCTTCGCGCTGCGTTGAAACAACTGGAAGAACTTGCGCGGTATGATGCAAAATTTCAGGACGCGATCCAGCAAATCGCTTCAGCCCGCGCTGTGGTGCAGGACGTCAGCGCCACTGTCCGGGACTATGCCGAAGGCATTCAGGCTTCGCCAGAGCGCCTGGCTGAGATTGAAGACCGCCTTGCGGCACTCGACCGTCTCAAGCGCAAGTATGGTGCAACGCTTGCCGAGGTCATCGCTTATGGTGAGGAGATTGCAGTAAAGCTGAACGAAATTGAGAACAGTGATGAAATTGTGAAATCTCTGCGCGTGGAGCTAAAGGCAGCAGAAGATGAGTACCGCAAGGCCGCGCAATCACTGACCCACCTGCGCACGGAAGCAGCGAAAAAGCTGGAAAAGCTGGCCGAAGCGCAGATCAACGACCTTGCCATGAGGGCGCGCTTTGCCGTAACTGTGACGCCGAGTGAAGACCCAGCCCACTGGGCTGCGCATGGATGGGACACAGTAGAATACCGTATCGCCACCAATGCGGGGGAGCCACTCAAGCCGCTGGATGAAATTGCTTCAGGCGGCGAGATGTCCCGTGTTTTGCTGGCGCTGAAAGTCAGCGTGGAAGAAGGGGCCAGCAAGTCCCAGAAAAAGAAGACCCCGGTGCCGCGCACACTGGTCTTTGATGAAATTGATATCGGTATTGGAGGCCGCGCAGCCGAGGCCGTCGGGCAGAAGTTAAAGGCCCTTTCCCGTGCGCAGCAGGTGCTCTGTATCACTCACCTTCCGCAGATCGCTGCCTTCGCTGACCAGCATTTCCTGATAGAGAAAAAAGAGCAGGGCGGTCGCACAAAGACCTCGGTCCGTTTGCTTGAAGACCGGGAGCGAATCGAAGAAGTGGCCCGTATGTTAAGCGGTGCAAAACTCACAGAAGCATCGCTGAAACACGCCGAACAGATGGTGAAGGCAAGCCGGTGAATCTCTGGCCATGGACGGTTCAATGAAAATCAGCTGCAGTCCATTCTTCAGGCAACTTTTTTCTGTTTCCTGCATCGTTTCATGTAGAAAATAACAAACCTGATGTGAGGAGGTAGATGCGAATGGCACTTGTACGTTGGCAGCCTTTACGCGATCTTACTTCTCTACAGGATCGCGTGAACAAGTTGTTTCATGAATTTTTCCCAGAGATAGAAGGTGAAACTCTGTCTCTGATGCAACCGTGGTTTTCTCCAAAGACAGATGTATATGAAGAAGACGATAGTATTCTCCTCGAAATGGAGATACCGGGAATTCGTCAGGAGGACCTCAATATTACGGTCGAAAACAATGTTCTCACAGTGAGCGGAGAGCGCAAACATCAGGAAAGCAGGAAGCAAGAGCGCTATCATCGTACCGAGCGCTTCTACGGCAGCTTTTCCCGTACGTTTACGTTGCCGGCAACTGTGGATGCCGACCAGATTGAGGCCAAATATGAAAATGGGGTGCTATCGCTGAAGATGCCGAAGAAGGCGGAAGCCCGGCCACGTCAGATCAAAATCAGCACTCCAACAGTAAAACAGATCGCTGCTTCCAAGGCAGCTTAGCCTGTCCAGGCTTCTGGTTTTTATTGACCGGGTATGAGGCTTGCCTCTGAGCAAGGCCTCCCCGGCTCTTTACATTCATCATTTGCTTGGAGGGGTGCGATGAAGTTCTTGAGGGAATTTCTGTGCTCCGCTGTCATCCTTGGTTTGTGTGCCTATGCGTATTCGTCTGATAACAACGCTAAATTCAAGACGAGATACTCTCAGGCCAGTCTACTCAAAGCGGCACAGGATGCTTTGGACAGGGACCCGGCACTGGCCCTGGTGGAGGTGTCCATTGCCCATGGCGAGGCAACACTTTCCGGATCCGTTGAGCACTATCAGGACAAGCTCGATGCAGAATTTGCTGTGCGGTCCCTTCCAGGGATTGATCATGTTCAGAACCATATCCAGGTAACTGCATCTCCGGTGGATGACGCGACTTTGCAAAAAGAAGTTGAAGATCGTCTCCGTTATGGGTGGCCGAGTGAGGCATCCGGGCTGGCGAATGTGCAAGTTTCTGTTGCGAATCGTGTGGTTACGTTGTCCGGAACGGTGGATGGTCCGGTATCTCATGCATTGGCACTGGCCATCGCTGGCAGCACAAGCGGTGTAGTAGACGTGCACGACAAGCTACGCACAACGCCAGACCTGAATGACACTGAGCAAGTGCGTCTGGAGTTGAGCAAACTTCTTCAAACGGAATATCCAGGAGTGGCTGCAAGGTTGAAAGATGGAATTGTGACTCTAATGGGATCTGTAGCCAACGATCAAGAGAAAAAACAGCTGATAACAAGGGTGAACGGCATCTATGGCGTTATCAGCATAGACGATGAGTTGGTGGTAGCCAGTCAACGTCGCAGCAGCGAGATGCGCGATGCTGCATTCGCAAATTCTCTTGCATCCGCGTGTCCTACTGCTCAGTAAAGCTGGCCGCTCTTAAGAAAAGAGAAAGGGTGTGGGGCATGAATCTCTTTGTGGGGCAGATGGTTTTAAAAAAGGACGTTCTCCTGCCGGAACCTCTTCGTGCAAAAAGCATATTGTCGTTCGAGGATTGGTTGTTGCTGGAGGAAAACGCAGGCCAAGTTGAGAGGAAAGTACGACTTGCGGGATGGCATTTCTTTTGGCTGACACATGCATGGGACGGTTGGTCGATGGCTTTCAACGCGCAACGATCATTAGAGAAAGCATTGATTAAGGCCTTACGGAAAATCGACAGGCGGTTTCATGCAGCTGAAATTACTACAATCAAATGCTACCGCTTACTGGGGCTACGCTTTTGCAAGGTCCTCGTGGAAGCCAGGCATATCCAGCACGGCCCAATCCTTGGGCTGACAGAACCCGTAGGGATGATGAATCGATCATCTGGAAATACAGAGACAGAGAAGCGGCTTCCGTCAGCAGCCTAAACTTGTAGAGTGGTCGCTTTCCTGTGGTGGGAAGCACATTGGGGCTGCATGATGTCGATCTGTACCTGGTGTGTGTTTTATTGGCGGGTACAAGCTGTTCACGGTCAGACTTGAAACCTTATTGCAATTGAATCCTTCGTCGCCGCTGCCATTAATCGGCTATCATCGTCTCACCGGGAAGGATCGGTCTGGTTCTTGGCAACAGGCCCAGGGCTGCCGCCACTCCCAGAATTACAAGTAAGCCTGCATAAACGATCAGCTTTAGGAGATCTGTGGCATGGGTTTTGGGCAAGGTCTTCCAGAGAAGCAGCAGAACAGTCTGCGCGACGGTGACCGACCAGACCGCCCCATAAAAATAGCGACGTTCCACACCCTCTCCTTTGGTAGAGCGGCGGACGCGCGGCAGCAGGCCAGCAAATCCAAGCAGCAAGATCAAGCCACACAGTGGGAAGTAACCGTAGCGGTAAATTTGCATCATGTGCCATGACCCGCTTGTGACGGCATCGATTACTCCGGCAAGATTGAGGAGCGCAAAGCTCAATACGGCATTCCACCCGAAGGTGTAGCAGACTTTGCGATACAGTGGGTTTGGGCGGTCTTCATCGAAGCGCAGAATGTAGGGGCGCGGCTCTGCACCTGGCAACTTGCCGCAGTACGCAGCGATTCCTGTGCCCGTCAGCACCACACCAAGCCAGAGGAGGTTCCAGCGGCTGCCGCCCCGAGCGAAAAGATCAAACGTTAACCAGCCTGGCGCTAGAAAGAAGACCCATATCCAGATTGGCCAGTGTGCCAGCCGGTAAAGCGGTGTGTTGCGCACACGAATTTTTCGATGCGCAGCGTATTCCGCTTTGATGGGAATGGCCATATACGCTTGACCGCAGTGTGGCAGGCCATTGTGCCGGTGGTCAAGGGAGAAACCTTTTTTGAGAGCATCATTAATTGACGCTCAAATCTCCATCCACATCTACCACCAACATATCTCCTTCTACCTGCATGGAGTGGATTTTTAAACGGTCGAGCTTCAGGTCATACCCGGTGCTTTGCAAAGACTGTGCCAGCACCTTTCTTAACAAATCCGCAGCATTTACCTTCATGCTAGACGGAATTTTGCGGTCCAGGAACGGTACCAGTAAGAAGTTTAGTTCGCGAGATTCGCTCAGATGCTCGATGCGTGCATCGCGAAAGCCGATGGTTTCCCCCTCAGCATCTGGCAACAGGGAAACATCGGCCTCTGGCGACAGGCCGATTCCAATACACATACCATGCAGATGTGTGCCCAGCCTTGCGCTGGTATGTACATGAACAACGATGCGGTCTCCGGAGAAGGAGACTTTCGGTGAATCTGCGTACACGTAGCAAGGAGAGCCGATGTCCCCTTTGATGTAGTACCGTCCGCTTGGTGCATTGAAGAGTTGGCTTTTGAGTGTGTGTTCAAGCGCCTGTGCGGAAATCCTGAGCTCAACTGCATACGTGGTCCTGGCCATGAGGAACAGTAGGAGGCAGAGAGCAAATCTGGCAGCATTCATGCGTAGACTTCTTGCATTGAATTATAGTGCGCCTCTGCGGCGGAGAGACGTATCCATTAAAATCAATGCAGCAATCATTTTACGGGACAAGAGAGACTGCGCTTGGCTTCAGATTCAGTTTTAACCAGACAAGGACCGCTCACTTTTCAGGAATTGCTTTTCCGCCTCCAGCAGTTCTGGGCTGAACGAGGATGTGTCCTGCAGCAACCTTACGATGTTGAAGTGGGTGCGGGTACGATGTCTCCGGACACATTTCTGCGTGTGTTGGGTCCAAAGCCTATACAGATTGCATATGCGCAGCCATCCAGGCGTCCCGCAGACGGCCGTTATGGCGAGAACCCAAACCGTTTGTACAAGCACACCCAGTTTCAGGTGATTCTGAAGCCGCCACCGGCAGACATTCAGGATGTGTACCTCGAATCTTTGGAGGCAATCGGAATAGACCTGCGGGAACACGACATTAAGTTTGAAGAGGACAACTGGGAGTCTCCTACTCTTGGCGCCTGGGGGATCGGATGGCAGGTGATGCTAGACGGGCTTGAGATTACGCAGTTCACCTACTTTCAGCAATGTGGGGGAATTGACCTGGATCCGATCTCCGGAGAAATTACCTATGGTCTGGAGCGGATCGCTGCCTTTCTGCAGGACGTTGACTCAATCTATGACATCGTCTGGTCTCGAGACCCGGCCACAGGTCATGCCATGACCTATGGAGAAGTAAGGCTGGCGGAAGAGCTTCAGTTCTCTGTCTATAACTTTGAGGCAGCAGAGATTGAAAAACTGTGGCAACACTTGCATCTGTATGAGGCTGAATGCCAGACGCTGCTGGCAGGTTTTCAGCAGATTCGTAAACTCAGATCACAGCAAAAGGCACATGAGAGACTCGTGCACGATGAGCAGGAATTTCAGAAATCTTTAAAAAGATTTCCCATACTTGCGGCCTATGACCTTTGCCTGAAATGCTCGCATTTGTTCAATCTTCTGGATGCGCGCGGTGCAATTTCAGTGACGGAGCGTGTCGGAGTGATTGCCAGGATCCGTAATTTGGCAGTGGGTGTGGCCCGGGCCTATGTTGTGCAGCAAGACCCAGCGCTCGCTGCCAGTTGAGAGAGTAGCTCGCTCTCTCTGTGTGTGGACAAAGCCATTCAAAGGAAAGGCCGGAAGCGAAGAGCAACCAGCAAAAATCATGGCAGATTTTCTATTTGAGATTGGACTCGAAGAAGTGCCGGCGCGCATGATTGCTTCGGCGCAGGATGAGCTTTACAGACGCATTACCGAACTGCTGACGCGCGAAAATCTATTGCCAGCGGTGGACGGAGTTTCTTTTTCTACCCCTCGTCGCCTTGCCATCTGGGTGAAGGGAGTCCTTCCGCATCAGGCCGATTCAGAGGAACAGATTATCGGCCCGTCCTGGAGCATTGCTTTTAAGGATGGGATGCCCACCGCAGCAGCACAGGCGTTTGCCCGCAAGGCGGGAGTAGACATCTCTGCGTTGTGGAAAATCGCAACACCAAAGGGCGAGTATGCTGCAGCGAAAGTATTACGCAAGGGACGTGCAGCATCCGAGGTCCTGGCCGAACACCTTCCCAAAGAACTGGCTGCGCTCTATTGGCCCAAAAACATGTATTGGCGTGCGGGTAAGCCGGAGAGGTTTGTGCGTCCAATAAAGTGGATTTTGGCCCTTCTCGACCATGTCATTGTTCCAGTAGAGTTTGCTGGTGTTCATGCTGGAAATCTGAGCTATGGTCACCGCATATTACACGGAGGGCACGCCGTCACCGTCAATCACCCGGCAGAGTATCCTGTTGTGCTGGAAAAGGCCAAGGTCCTTGTAGACGTGGAGGTGCGGCGTCAGCGAATTCGCAAGGCGCTTGATGGGGCAACACGCACAATTTCGGGCGCACGCTGGCGCGAAGATGAGGATCTGGTCCAAACAGTGACCCATCTTACAGAGTGGCCGACTGTTTTACTTGGCGGCTTTGATCCGGATTATCTGTCGTTGCCGGAAGAGGTGCTGGTGACGGTCATGCGTGATCACCAGAAGTATTTTGCAGTTGAAGATGCATCGGGTAAGCTGCTGCCGCACTTTCTCGCAGTATTGAATACAGAGATGGACGAACGTGGCGTGGCTGTAGTTCGTCACGGGAATGAACGTGTCCTGCGGGCACGCTTCAACGATGCACGTTTTTTCTGGACCGTGGATCAGAAAATACCGATCGAAGAACGTGTGGAAATGCTTCGATCTGTGACTTTCCAGAAAGACCTTGGAAGTTATTTTGACAAAACAGGTGCAAACCTTCACATTGCAGATCAGATTGCTTCCTTCGTGATTGGCCGCGGGCATGCCGTGGACAAAGATGCATTGTTGAAGGCAGTCCGCCTGGCAAAAGCCGACCTGACTACAGAACTAGTCAAGGAATTTACTGAGCTCCAGGGAGTTGTTGGTGGTCTTTATGCGCGGGCCCAGGGACTGGGTGAGACGGTTGCAAAGGCCATCTATACACAATATCTTCCCACATCCGCAGAAGACGCGATTCCAGACAGTGCGGAAGGGCAAATTCTGGGGCTTGCGGATCGCATCCAAACCATTACTGCTATGTTTGCGATTGGGCTTGAGCCGACAGGATCCAAAGATCCATTCGCCCTGCGGCGGGCTGCAAACGGCGTGGTCAAAATTCTTGCTGAATCCAATCTTCCCTTGGGGCTCTCTGATTTATTGGAGG from Pseudacidobacterium ailaaui includes these protein-coding regions:
- a CDS encoding Hsp20/alpha crystallin family protein — encoded protein: MALVRWQPLRDLTSLQDRVNKLFHEFFPEIEGETLSLMQPWFSPKTDVYEEDDSILLEMEIPGIRQEDLNITVENNVLTVSGERKHQESRKQERYHRTERFYGSFSRTFTLPATVDADQIEAKYENGVLSLKMPKKAEARPRQIKISTPTVKQIAASKAA
- the recN gene encoding DNA repair protein RecN, whose protein sequence is MLLELRAENYAVIDHAIAAFGPGLNLLTGETGAGKSILVDALALLMGEKASSEVVRHGAEKAVVACVFEPTPGAEAILETNGIDAAGQEIILRREIFANGKGRVFINNQPATVTVLRQLAPELALIHAQSETLGAFDQAQQRGLLDRFGEISTENLAILHQKWRDIQQKLADLERDEQDRLRMVDLWSFQRNEIESVNPREGEDEMLETERRVLSNAEKLYTAAMNTHELLYEGAASAETALRAALKQLEELARYDAKFQDAIQQIASARAVVQDVSATVRDYAEGIQASPERLAEIEDRLAALDRLKRKYGATLAEVIAYGEEIAVKLNEIENSDEIVKSLRVELKAAEDEYRKAAQSLTHLRTEAAKKLEKLAEAQINDLAMRARFAVTVTPSEDPAHWAAHGWDTVEYRIATNAGEPLKPLDEIASGGEMSRVLLALKVSVEEGASKSQKKKTPVPRTLVFDEIDIGIGGRAAEAVGQKLKALSRAQQVLCITHLPQIAAFADQHFLIEKKEQGGRTKTSVRLLEDRERIEEVARMLSGAKLTEASLKHAEQMVKASR
- the glyS gene encoding glycine--tRNA ligase subunit beta, whose translation is MADFLFEIGLEEVPARMIASAQDELYRRITELLTRENLLPAVDGVSFSTPRRLAIWVKGVLPHQADSEEQIIGPSWSIAFKDGMPTAAAQAFARKAGVDISALWKIATPKGEYAAAKVLRKGRAASEVLAEHLPKELAALYWPKNMYWRAGKPERFVRPIKWILALLDHVIVPVEFAGVHAGNLSYGHRILHGGHAVTVNHPAEYPVVLEKAKVLVDVEVRRQRIRKALDGATRTISGARWREDEDLVQTVTHLTEWPTVLLGGFDPDYLSLPEEVLVTVMRDHQKYFAVEDASGKLLPHFLAVLNTEMDERGVAVVRHGNERVLRARFNDARFFWTVDQKIPIEERVEMLRSVTFQKDLGSYFDKTGANLHIADQIASFVIGRGHAVDKDALLKAVRLAKADLTTELVKEFTELQGVVGGLYARAQGLGETVAKAIYTQYLPTSAEDAIPDSAEGQILGLADRIQTITAMFAIGLEPTGSKDPFALRRAANGVVKILAESNLPLGLSDLLEASRQSGISMASSLSGFFQERVEFYLREVRRFNYDIVHAVLAVGYDDVRDAIARADALTSVRGSADFVAISAAFKRIKNILRQAEEKEDGKEDQVTVVDSKLLVDPAEVALFSEMEKLIPVVESLRAEKNYQEALEQIATLRPHVDLFFDKVMVMATDTALRRNRIQLLDTIFNGFSSIADFSEIVAS
- a CDS encoding glycine--tRNA ligase subunit alpha, whose product is MLFRLQQFWAERGCVLQQPYDVEVGAGTMSPDTFLRVLGPKPIQIAYAQPSRRPADGRYGENPNRLYKHTQFQVILKPPPADIQDVYLESLEAIGIDLREHDIKFEEDNWESPTLGAWGIGWQVMLDGLEITQFTYFQQCGGIDLDPISGEITYGLERIAAFLQDVDSIYDIVWSRDPATGHAMTYGEVRLAEELQFSVYNFEAAEIEKLWQHLHLYEAECQTLLAGFQQIRKLRSQQKAHERLVHDEQEFQKSLKRFPILAAYDLCLKCSHLFNLLDARGAISVTERVGVIARIRNLAVGVARAYVVQQDPALAAS
- a CDS encoding BON domain-containing protein, whose amino-acid sequence is MKFLREFLCSAVILGLCAYAYSSDNNAKFKTRYSQASLLKAAQDALDRDPALALVEVSIAHGEATLSGSVEHYQDKLDAEFAVRSLPGIDHVQNHIQVTASPVDDATLQKEVEDRLRYGWPSEASGLANVQVSVANRVVTLSGTVDGPVSHALALAIAGSTSGVVDVHDKLRTTPDLNDTEQVRLELSKLLQTEYPGVAARLKDGIVTLMGSVANDQEKKQLITRVNGIYGVISIDDELVVASQRRSSEMRDAAFANSLASACPTAQ